From the genome of Leptospirales bacterium:
GTTGTTTCGTCATCGCGCCGGCGGAGAGGTTCGTCTAAACGCAATGAATGACGCCCTACAGCCTCATGCCGGCGGAACAATTGAGAATTGGTCGCCGCTAGCGCCCAATGAGGTTCGCGACGATCAGGGAATTGGCGTCCCAAATCCCGACACGGGCTGGTTCATTGCCTACCACCTGGCCGGCGCTTACGACTCCAATATTGCCTTGATTATCAGCGGCGGCGACGGCCGCCGGCACAACCTGGAGAATCTAGCAGACATATTGCGCCGCATGGAGATGCGCGGGCCAGAGCTGAAGACTAACCGGGAATTTCACTATGGAATTCTCAACTTCTGCCTCGGATTACATCCGATGTTGAAGCCGGATACGAAGTTCGCGCTCCCCTATCTGGCCGCGGTCGGCAAGCTGGCCGGTGAACTGGCCAGTTTTGATCTTGAGGTCGCCTGGACAGACGTCGCCAAACGCGTTATCGTCGCCCTTGGCGCCGGCGCCGCAGAGGTCCTCGCCGCCAAGCAAACGCTGGCCACTCGACCGCTGCACTTCTTCGTGGACAATCCGCATGCTGCTGCAGGTTGGCTGGTCCGCCACCATCGGCGCGCCTTTACTATTGAAAGTGGAAAAGTAATCTGGAAGCGTAATCCGGCGCGCGTTCTCAATGATTTGTACAGATACTTTCGACTTGAGGAACGGCCGGGAGCGGCGCCTGTACAGCAGATTTGGCCTGATGATCTGGAGCTGCTTCAAACCGGGCTGCGTTTTTATCAACAGCTTGAGGAAGCCCTTGGCGTCGATAGTGAAAGCCATTTCGAAGCCAGCATGTCATCCTGCCGGGAAAATGGCTCCCGCGCTTACTCCGACCTGTCCGCCGCCCTGCTCGCCAATCAACGTCCGACGTCGGGCGCGGCATTGACCGAGGAGCTGCTGGCCCAGGTGGCTGCTTCACATCGCGGGTGGTTGGCCGGCATGGAAATTCTTGATGCCCTTGTATTGCTCGGATCGCGCTGCGGGCTGCTGGACTTCGCAGTGGACGACGCCTTGCATCCTATTACTCCCGAAGAGTTCTTGAATCCAGAGGCGCAGGAAAACTATATTCGCAACCTCGCGCCGCCGCCGCCGGCGGCGGCGGACGAACTGGTGGCAGTCAGCGGAGGCATGTTCTACTCCCGCGAGGCGCCAGGACAGCCGCCGTTGCTGGAACCCGGCAAGCAGTTCCATGCTGGCGATCCCATTTACATCATCGAAGTGATGAAGATGTTCAACAAAGTCTACGCCGAGTTCAGCGGCACAGTGACCGAATCGCTGGTACCCGGCCAGGATGGGGTCGTAGTTAAGAAGGGACAACCTTTGTTCCGCGTTAAGCCTGATGTCGAAATCAAGATCGAAACTCCCGAGGAGCGCGAAGCGCGTAGAAAGCAAGCAACGCTGGAGATTCTGAAGGCGGTCTGAACTACGAATGTCCGCCGCCGATCCGATCCTCTGTCGCTGCTGCGACGTTCGCCAATCGGATGTAGCGGCGGCTATGCAACGCGGCGCTCGATCCCTGGAGCGAGTCATGGATTTGACGGGCGCGTCGGGAGGCTGCGGAACCTGCGTGAACTCTCTGCGTGACGCGCTACTGCGCCTCGCAGAGAAACGGGCGGCCGACAGCGAGCGCCAGGATCTGCTCCCCTTTTGATCAGGGCTGGTGCAACCGTTCTTCTTGCCAGCGCTCTCCCCTCTGGCAGGCTGGCGCTTCGCTGCCTGCCTCCGGCAGGCCAGAGTTCGGCGCCGGGCCCTTAGCTCAGCGGTTAGAGCAGGAGACTCATAATCTCTTGGTCCCAGGTTCAAATCCTGGAGGGCCCACTTCCCATTCTGCGCTGCCGGGCGACTGAAACTGGCCGGGCGCCGTTAATCTCGCTTTCCTTTCTTCCGAAGCATTTACCAGGAACTGCCCGGGGCTAAGTCGAACATCCAGCCGGGGCTTCCAGTCAGAGAAAACAGCAGGGCGATCATGGAGGATCGCTCAAGGATAACACGGATGGTACTGAAAGTGGAAAGAAATACGCTGCACTTGCGGTTTGGCGCCGCATCGCCCTTTGCCGCCGCCGAACAGCGCAGTCAAATACTTGATGCAATTCGCCAGAGTCATTTGCCGGTCCTGGTTTCTTTGCGGCAAAGCGGGGATCCCAGCGCTACGGAACTCATACTGCTGGGCGATGTGCTGCACGCTGTACGCACGCGCGGCGGCCGCATACATATCCACTCGCAAAAGGCGCATAACGTCAGCCCGTCGCTGGCCGCGTTGCTGGCGCGAGCGGAATCTGTGCTGGCCAGCGCCTGAAAGCAATGCACCAGGGCCTCAAGGCCTAAGCCTCCCGGCTGATGTCCGCGCCCAGAACGCGCAGGCGCTCATCGATACGCGTGAAGCCGCGATCAATTTGCGCAATGTTCTGGATGACGCTTTCACCCTGGGCGCATAGTGCAGCGATCAACATAGCCATTCCGGCGCGAATATCCGGGCTGGAAACTACGGCGCCGGTCAACGGGCTCGGGCCCATGATTACGGCGCGGTGCGGATCACAGAGAACGATGCGAGCGCCCATGCTGATCAAACGATCTGTGAAAAACAGTCGCGACTCGAACATCTTCTCGTGAATCAAGATCGTCCCTTTGCACTGAGTGGCCGTTACCAGAATGACGGAAGTCATGTCGGCCGGCAAGCCAGGCCATGGGGCGTCATCGATGCGCGGAATGGCGCCGCCCAGATCGGATACGATTTCCCGCTGCTGGTCGCCGGGAGTCAAGATGCCATCGCCTTCCACCCGCGTTTCGATTCCGAGCCGGGAAAAGACAAGGCGAATCATGCGCAGATTTTCAACATCGGCGTCCTCAACGTAGAGTTCGCCGCCGGTTACCGCTGCCAGGGAAATGAAGCTGCCTACTTCAAGATAGTCGGGACCGACGCGATGCGGGGCCCCGCGTAGCTTTTCGACGCCCTGGATACGAAGGATGTTGGATCCAAGACCCTCGATTCTGGCGCCCATCGAATTGAGCATCCGACAGAGGCCTTGCACATGAGGTTCGCTGGCCGCATTACGAATAATGGTCTCTCCTTCAGCAAGAGCGGCGGCGCATACTGCGTTTTCCGTGGCTGTTACCGAGGCTTCATCAAGCAAGATATCTGCGCCGCGCAAATGATCGCACTGCAGTTCAATGCCATCGGGAAAAACCTTGGCGCGAGCCCCAAGAGCCTGCAAGGCCAGGATATGCGTATCGATGCGTCGCCGACCAATTCGATCGCCGCCAGGCCGCGGCAGGAATACGCGACCGTTGCGCGCCAGAAGCGGGCCAGCGAGGGTCACGCTTCCGCGCAGGCTGGCCGATTCTGCGGCCGGCAATTCTGCCGCCGGATCGCCGCTGGCCTGGATGCGCAATCTGGCGCCATCGCCTGGATGCACTGGCGCTACGCTTGCGCCCAAACCGCGGAGAATTTCCTGCATCATGCGGACGTCTTCAATGTCCGGCACATTGCTCAGCACCATTTCTTCATTCGTCAGCAGACATGCGGCCAGCAATGGCAAGGCCTCGTTCTTATTTCCCTGCGGACGGATCTTGCCGCTGATTGGATTTCCGCCGCGTACACGAAACACGCCGCGATCCTGCGAGCTCATGACACCCATCAACGCCAAGCCTGGATGCCAGTCGAGCGAAAAGCCTTCGTTACACTGCTTGACTCTTGGCGTCTGCCTGGCTAAGATCCGGCCGTGAAACCACATGAGCTTCCCGTTACATTGACGATTGCCGGCAGCGATAGCGGCGGCGGAGCGGGCATTCAGGCTGATCTGAAGACCTTTCAGGCCTTTGGCTGCTTTGGGACCAGCGCCATCACAGCGTTGACCTGCCAGAATACGCGCGGCGTCAGCGCCGTGCAGGCCGCTCATCCCGGAATTGTCGCAGGTCAGCTGCGCGATGTTCTCCACGATTTTCCGGTTCGTGCGGCCAAAACAGGAATGCTCTTTTCGGCGGATATTATTCGCACTGTGGCCGAGGTCTGGCAAAGCGAAGCGCGCAACATCCCGCTGAT
Proteins encoded in this window:
- the murA gene encoding UDP-N-acetylglucosamine 1-carboxyvinyltransferase; its protein translation is MSSQDRGVFRVRGGNPISGKIRPQGNKNEALPLLAACLLTNEEMVLSNVPDIEDVRMMQEILRGLGASVAPVHPGDGARLRIQASGDPAAELPAAESASLRGSVTLAGPLLARNGRVFLPRPGGDRIGRRRIDTHILALQALGARAKVFPDGIELQCDHLRGADILLDEASVTATENAVCAAALAEGETIIRNAASEPHVQGLCRMLNSMGARIEGLGSNILRIQGVEKLRGAPHRVGPDYLEVGSFISLAAVTGGELYVEDADVENLRMIRLVFSRLGIETRVEGDGILTPGDQQREIVSDLGGAIPRIDDAPWPGLPADMTSVILVTATQCKGTILIHEKMFESRLFFTDRLISMGARIVLCDPHRAVIMGPSPLTGAVVSSPDIRAGMAMLIAALCAQGESVIQNIAQIDRGFTRIDERLRVLGADISREA
- a CDS encoding (2Fe-2S)-binding protein, which encodes MSAADPILCRCCDVRQSDVAAAMQRGARSLERVMDLTGASGGCGTCVNSLRDALLRLAEKRAADSERQDLLPF
- a CDS encoding biotin carboxylase encodes the protein MASFSCAHLKILIVCRGPIRKEAMDVFGGLGARYGILLSEKDSVTYPYTLAPELRVIVDDDSVHRVPDYTGASAAERKERIRQIIQIAVDNEYTHLFAGYGFMAEDAEFVESIETAGLGFVGPASVVHRAAGAKDTAKVIARQIGVSVTPGVDNITALTLLRKCAGNEAKLSELARSHGLNVERQGRSLEDYAEAVLQAGYSRSIGLISTEEIQTEAGLQAAELFKSNPGRRIRLKYIGGGGGKGQRIITQAADAPAMALEVLLESKANGPADNKNFLMELNIENTRHNEIQLLGNGEWCVALGGRDCSLQMHEQKLVELSITDELFEYETALAEQEGRPGYAETLKKDRAVLRDMEDQAARFGQAVKLNSASTFECIVSEHSFFFMEMNTRIQVEHRVTEMVYSLKFVNPDDPSDFFIVESLVEAMALCAAHGTRLPKPQRLFRHRAGGEVRLNAMNDALQPHAGGTIENWSPLAPNEVRDDQGIGVPNPDTGWFIAYHLAGAYDSNIALIISGGDGRRHNLENLADILRRMEMRGPELKTNREFHYGILNFCLGLHPMLKPDTKFALPYLAAVGKLAGELASFDLEVAWTDVAKRVIVALGAGAAEVLAAKQTLATRPLHFFVDNPHAAAGWLVRHHRRAFTIESGKVIWKRNPARVLNDLYRYFRLEERPGAAPVQQIWPDDLELLQTGLRFYQQLEEALGVDSESHFEASMSSCRENGSRAYSDLSAALLANQRPTSGAALTEELLAQVAASHRGWLAGMEILDALVLLGSRCGLLDFAVDDALHPITPEEFLNPEAQENYIRNLAPPPPAAADELVAVSGGMFYSREAPGQPPLLEPGKQFHAGDPIYIIEVMKMFNKVYAEFSGTVTESLVPGQDGVVVKKGQPLFRVKPDVEIKIETPEEREARRKQATLEILKAV